One genomic segment of Mytilus galloprovincialis chromosome 5, xbMytGall1.hap1.1, whole genome shotgun sequence includes these proteins:
- the LOC143076395 gene encoding GTPase IMAP family member 7-like isoform X2, producing MKVFNISLILWVIILLISCSAEESCSSQSGITENERRILLIGRTGVGKSTTGNTILGEDVFVADTSGESVTRKTEYARSLRYGRNLLVVDTPGLFDTSIPNNETIIEIAQCYSQTAPGLHAIIFVTEIGRFTQQEKDTFDFFLTHLGKEVIDYMIVAFTGKDRLDHKKRTIKQFVSNLKDGSDLRWLLNRTEYRYTAFGYGGNRADREAEVIELLEMVDNLVKENDGKYYTNDMYKRNEKLLKERWEEEKQKETEKLETEIQSAKKSVQNEFEEKQKELEKNFEDQKIEHENNMKILNAKFNEQESDIEKIKDKNKQDLDEMRRNIEQREMALTVRGIEAERDIEKRLREEAERKLFDKETTFREEHRSHPGFFEQALMAAGAVVDAVKSFFGRFF from the exons ATGAAGGTTTTTAACATCTCACTTATTTTGTGGGTTATAATTTTACTAATTTCATGTTCCGCAGAGGAGAGCTGTAGTTCACAGTCAG GTATAACCGAAAATGAACGTAGAATATTGCTTATAGGCCGGACTGGAGTCGGTAAAAGTACTACTGGAAACACAATATTGGGGGAAGACGTTTTTGTGGCAGACACTTCGGGTGAGTCAGTAACGAGAAAAACGGAATATGCGCGCTCACTGCGTTACGGGAGAAATCTTTTAGTTGTTGATACTCCGGGATTGTTTGATACAAGTATACCCAATAACGAAACTATCATTGAGATTGCACAATGTTACAGCCAAACAGCTCCGGGTTTACATGCTATTATTTTTGTTACTGAGATTGGACGATTCACCCAACAAGAAAAAgatacatttgacttttttctaACTCATCTTGGAAAAGAAGTAATTGATTACATGATTGTAGCTTTTACTGGAAAAGACAGACTTGATCATAAAAAACGTACAATTAAACAGTTTGTTTCCAATTTAAAAGATGGATCGGATTTAAGGTGGTTGTTGAATCGGACGGAATACCGATATACAGCTTTTGGCTATGGCGGTAATCGTGCTGATCGTGAGGCAGAAGTGATCGAACTTCTAGAAATGGTTGACAACCTTGTCAAAGAAAACGACGGGAAATATTATACAAATGACATGTATAAAAGAAATGAGAAATTGTTAAAAGAACGATGGGAAGaggaaaaacaaaaagaaacagaaaaactTGAAACGGAAATACAATCAGCTAAGAAATCTGTTCAAAACGAGTtcgaagaaaaacaaaaggaacTTGAGAAAAATTTTGAAGACCAGAAGATTGaacatgaaaataatatgaaaatattgaatGCTAAATTCAACGAACAAGAATCTGATATTGAGAagataaaagacaaaaacaagCAGGACCTTGATGAAATGCGGAGGAACATAGAACAAAGAGAAATGGCATTAACAGTTCGCGGTATAGAAGCGGAAAGAGACATTGAAAAAAGGTTGCGAGAAGAAGCTGAAAGAAAATTGTTTGATAAAGAAACGACGTTTCGAGAGGAACACAGATCTCATCCTGGCTTTTTTGAGCAGGCTCTCATGGCAGCAGGAGCTGTTGTAGACGCTGTAAAGAGTTTCTttggaagatttttttaa
- the LOC143076395 gene encoding GTPase IMAP family member 4-like isoform X1 gives MKVFNISLILWVIILLISCSAEESCSSQSGTVADSEIRHCSQKKSEDIGITENERRILLIGRTGVGKSTTGNTILGEDVFVADTSGESVTRKTEYARSLRYGRNLLVVDTPGLFDTSIPNNETIIEIAQCYSQTAPGLHAIIFVTEIGRFTQQEKDTFDFFLTHLGKEVIDYMIVAFTGKDRLDHKKRTIKQFVSNLKDGSDLRWLLNRTEYRYTAFGYGGNRADREAEVIELLEMVDNLVKENDGKYYTNDMYKRNEKLLKERWEEEKQKETEKLETEIQSAKKSVQNEFEEKQKELEKNFEDQKIEHENNMKILNAKFNEQESDIEKIKDKNKQDLDEMRRNIEQREMALTVRGIEAERDIEKRLREEAERKLFDKETTFREEHRSHPGFFEQALMAAGAVVDAVKSFFGRFF, from the exons ATGAAGGTTTTTAACATCTCACTTATTTTGTGGGTTATAATTTTACTAATTTCATGTTCCGCAGAGGAGAGCTGTAGTTCACAGTCAG GAACGGTTGCAGATAGCGAAATTCGTCACTGTTCACAAAAGAAGAGTGAAGATATCG GTATAACCGAAAATGAACGTAGAATATTGCTTATAGGCCGGACTGGAGTCGGTAAAAGTACTACTGGAAACACAATATTGGGGGAAGACGTTTTTGTGGCAGACACTTCGGGTGAGTCAGTAACGAGAAAAACGGAATATGCGCGCTCACTGCGTTACGGGAGAAATCTTTTAGTTGTTGATACTCCGGGATTGTTTGATACAAGTATACCCAATAACGAAACTATCATTGAGATTGCACAATGTTACAGCCAAACAGCTCCGGGTTTACATGCTATTATTTTTGTTACTGAGATTGGACGATTCACCCAACAAGAAAAAgatacatttgacttttttctaACTCATCTTGGAAAAGAAGTAATTGATTACATGATTGTAGCTTTTACTGGAAAAGACAGACTTGATCATAAAAAACGTACAATTAAACAGTTTGTTTCCAATTTAAAAGATGGATCGGATTTAAGGTGGTTGTTGAATCGGACGGAATACCGATATACAGCTTTTGGCTATGGCGGTAATCGTGCTGATCGTGAGGCAGAAGTGATCGAACTTCTAGAAATGGTTGACAACCTTGTCAAAGAAAACGACGGGAAATATTATACAAATGACATGTATAAAAGAAATGAGAAATTGTTAAAAGAACGATGGGAAGaggaaaaacaaaaagaaacagaaaaactTGAAACGGAAATACAATCAGCTAAGAAATCTGTTCAAAACGAGTtcgaagaaaaacaaaaggaacTTGAGAAAAATTTTGAAGACCAGAAGATTGaacatgaaaataatatgaaaatattgaatGCTAAATTCAACGAACAAGAATCTGATATTGAGAagataaaagacaaaaacaagCAGGACCTTGATGAAATGCGGAGGAACATAGAACAAAGAGAAATGGCATTAACAGTTCGCGGTATAGAAGCGGAAAGAGACATTGAAAAAAGGTTGCGAGAAGAAGCTGAAAGAAAATTGTTTGATAAAGAAACGACGTTTCGAGAGGAACACAGATCTCATCCTGGCTTTTTTGAGCAGGCTCTCATGGCAGCAGGAGCTGTTGTAGACGCTGTAAAGAGTTTCTttggaagatttttttaa